The sequence GTACGGGCGGCTTGGTGGATACGGTGTTTCACCACGACCCGGTGGCTGGCACGGGCAATGGCTATTGTTTTGACCGCTACGAACCCCTGGACTTTTATACCTGCCTGGTGCGGGCGTGGGAGGGATACCACTATCGGCGGGAATGGCAAGCCCTGCAAAAACGGGGGATGGCGGCACAGTACACCTGGGAACAGTCCGCCCGGGAATACCATGCGCTGTACAATTCCATCTACGGTTTGCCCCCCACCCACGGTCTGCCGGAGACAGCGACGGAACGGGAACCGGTGGCGGTTTCAGGATAAAACGGGCATATCTGGGAAAAGGTTGCTCCCCCGAAACCCCAGGGGGATGGATGTTCCCAGGCGTTTTTGTGAATATTAATTAATGAATTAATGGGCACTTCCAAAGATAGGTCACAGGAGCAGTGCCCCCGTCATTGCTTCTGGGAAATTTCTGTTTGTTAATCAATGGCACCTCTATCAATTCAAAGTTAACGGTCACAGGGCACCGCCCCGCCCTTGGTTCTGGGTAATACGGGCATTCCCACGATGAGATTGATGATTGGTTCAAATAAATAGAGGTTCCCTCAAATTAGGATGGCACTCTAACCACGGAATTACCCATATCTAAGCGTAATCCAATGGGATGGCGTTAGAAAAATTAATTGCGTTTGTACTGCATATAAGCCGCCATGAACAAGCCTGCCAGCGTCACCGGCACCAATCCCAAAACAATACTGAGCACCAAGGGTTCAACCATGTTTTTAACCTGTTAGGGTGAAAGCGTTCAGGATAATTTTAGCGCAATGGGTGGGCTGTGGCGGCGGTTTTGGGGAGCGGTGGCGTTCTACACGGTTCTGCCAGTGCCGCCGGGGGCAGAGGTGCGGCAGGTGGCGGTATGGGCACCCTTGATTGGCGTGCTGTTGGGGTGTTTATTATTTCTGGCGGATTGGTTGCTGGCGC comes from Synechococcus sp. C9 and encodes:
- the petG gene encoding cytochrome b6-f complex subunit V, which produces MVEPLVLSIVLGLVPVTLAGLFMAAYMQYKRN